Proteins encoded by one window of Deinococcus radiodurans R1 = ATCC 13939 = DSM 20539:
- a CDS encoding sensor histidine kinase, giving the protein MTTGRSTSSPSASPGQGTSAQDPAPRRWLLRPSSLQLRLTLLYAALLALMLASVYGAALVLMRSSLITGLDEGMRNTYSQFSELVAQLALDSPTTEQERDKEGVLPRARTLFPNDAIQIEKLPFVDHDRLLTRLSDAQKPAQQRQELQVVRSQLTKYRYPVTVNRASPLELSDAELLDLIESPTGRIFIARQIREPYSDKTVPYRILVTLAEVQYAPRPLASLRDGDVTVDFMPPPVLSIIYVGRSVAGIEDTLGRLQRVFAIVMLFGALLAGTLAYVLAGRALRPLQEVRQAAERIGGQTLTERVPEPQTGDEVQALARSLNAMLGRLEASFEAQRRFTSDASHELRTPVTAISGHASYLLRRTNPGGQERESLNIIRSESERLTNLITSLLQLARSDSGALTLNPAPIFSRLFLDDVSRELAPLATGGSELRVSGPDIPFEGDPDRLRQVIINLVGNALKAGAKTVTLESSSQEEGREVRLSVRDDGPGIPAEHLSRLFDRFYRVEDSRSRDQGGAGLGLSIAHSIVDAHGGRIWLESEVGRGTVAHVQLLVGDVPVLDEDDVP; this is encoded by the coding sequence GTGACCACGGGCCGTTCCACTTCTTCGCCTTCCGCCTCGCCGGGCCAGGGCACGTCGGCGCAGGACCCGGCCCCCCGGCGCTGGCTGCTGCGGCCCTCGTCGCTGCAATTGCGGCTGACGTTGCTGTACGCGGCGCTGCTGGCGCTGATGCTCGCCTCGGTGTACGGTGCCGCGCTGGTGCTCATGCGCAGCAGCTTGATTACCGGGCTTGACGAGGGGATGCGCAACACTTACAGCCAGTTCAGCGAGCTGGTGGCGCAACTTGCCCTTGACTCGCCCACCACCGAGCAAGAGCGCGACAAGGAAGGCGTGCTGCCCCGCGCCCGCACGCTGTTTCCCAACGACGCGATTCAAATCGAGAAGCTGCCTTTCGTGGACCACGACCGGCTCCTGACCCGCCTGAGCGACGCCCAAAAGCCCGCGCAGCAGCGTCAGGAATTGCAGGTGGTGCGCTCGCAGCTCACGAAGTACCGCTACCCGGTCACGGTCAACCGTGCTTCTCCGCTCGAACTCAGCGACGCCGAGCTGCTCGACCTTATCGAGTCGCCCACGGGCCGCATCTTCATCGCCCGGCAGATTCGTGAGCCCTACAGCGACAAGACGGTGCCCTACCGCATCCTCGTGACATTGGCGGAGGTGCAGTACGCGCCGCGTCCCCTCGCTTCGCTACGCGACGGCGACGTGACGGTGGATTTCATGCCGCCGCCGGTGCTTTCGATTATTTACGTAGGGCGCAGCGTGGCGGGCATCGAGGACACGCTGGGGCGGCTGCAACGGGTGTTCGCCATCGTGATGCTCTTCGGTGCTCTGCTCGCGGGCACGCTGGCTTACGTGCTGGCGGGCCGGGCGCTGCGGCCCCTGCAAGAAGTGCGCCAGGCTGCCGAGCGCATCGGGGGACAGACGCTGACCGAGCGCGTGCCCGAGCCCCAGACCGGCGACGAGGTGCAGGCCCTCGCCCGCTCGCTCAACGCCATGCTGGGGCGGCTGGAAGCGAGTTTCGAGGCGCAGCGCCGCTTTACCAGTGACGCCAGCCACGAGCTGCGGACGCCCGTCACTGCCATCAGCGGGCACGCGAGTTACCTGCTGCGCCGCACCAATCCCGGCGGGCAGGAGCGCGAGAGCCTCAACATCATCCGTTCAGAATCCGAGCGGCTGACCAACCTGATTACCAGCCTGCTGCAACTCGCCCGCTCCGACAGCGGGGCCCTGACCCTGAACCCCGCGCCGATTTTCTCGCGCCTCTTTCTGGACGACGTGAGCCGCGAACTCGCTCCGCTGGCGACCGGGGGCTCCGAGCTGCGGGTCAGCGGTCCCGACATTCCTTTCGAGGGCGACCCCGACCGGCTGCGGCAGGTCATTATCAACTTGGTCGGCAACGCGCTCAAGGCCGGGGCCAAGACGGTCACGCTGGAGAGCAGCTCGCAGGAAGAGGGCCGCGAGGTCCGCCTGAGCGTGCGCGACGACGGCCCCGGCATCCCGGCCGAGCACCTCTCGCGTCTCTTTGACCGCTTCTACCGCGTGGAAGACAGCCGCAGCCGCGACCAGGGCGGCGCGGGCCTGGGCCTGAGCATCGCGCACAGCATCGTGGACGCCCACGGCGGGCGCATCTGGCTGGAGAGCGAGGTCGGGCGCGGCACCGTGGCGCACGTCCAGCTCCTGGTGGGCGACGTGCCGGTGCTGGACGAAGACGACGTGCCGTAG
- a CDS encoding S1C family serine protease — MRRFPVLFPLLLLLALTAYLLPARTPQNVEAPPPAATTTLPQALPTAERELFASLRPAVVRVDSVNTATRTGGLGTGFFISGEGQVLTAYHVVKAGQLFAVTTLAGKTYPARVAAFDEAADVALLQVARGGPFPYLELASGTPQVGERVLAIGNSGGDFLQPRRGELLRLNAEAGRSDFPEGTLEMNAPLAQGDSGGPIFNERGEVLGVVSYIRVSGDGVTRASYAVPVPGGGDLIRGLQAGERRESPLTALVGLAFDQMHSGLTDPPGAVVLRVTPGSAAARAGLRGCVADRQGQLTGLGDVILSIGGVRTPDSGTALDQVKRLKVGDQVDVEYLRGEQRAHATLTLRAQPVGKTPLNAEPCTRQ, encoded by the coding sequence GTGCGGCGTTTTCCTGTCCTGTTTCCTCTGCTTTTGCTGCTGGCGCTGACGGCCTATCTGCTGCCCGCCCGGACGCCGCAGAACGTGGAGGCCCCGCCGCCCGCCGCCACGACGACGCTGCCACAGGCGCTCCCGACCGCCGAGCGCGAGCTGTTCGCCTCGCTGCGTCCGGCGGTGGTGCGGGTGGACAGCGTGAACACGGCGACGCGCACCGGGGGCCTGGGCACCGGCTTTTTCATCAGCGGGGAGGGGCAGGTCCTGACCGCCTACCACGTCGTCAAGGCGGGGCAACTCTTCGCAGTGACGACCCTGGCGGGCAAGACCTACCCGGCGCGGGTCGCGGCTTTCGACGAGGCGGCGGACGTGGCCCTCTTGCAAGTCGCGCGCGGCGGCCCCTTTCCCTACCTTGAACTGGCGAGCGGGACACCGCAGGTGGGCGAACGGGTGCTCGCCATCGGCAACAGCGGCGGCGACTTTTTGCAGCCCCGGCGTGGCGAACTGCTGCGGTTGAACGCCGAGGCGGGCCGCAGCGATTTCCCCGAGGGCACGCTGGAAATGAACGCGCCGCTCGCGCAGGGCGACAGTGGCGGGCCGATTTTCAATGAGCGCGGCGAGGTGCTCGGCGTGGTGAGTTACATCCGGGTGAGTGGCGACGGCGTGACGCGGGCGAGCTACGCGGTGCCGGTGCCGGGCGGCGGCGACCTCATTCGCGGCCTGCAAGCGGGGGAGAGGCGCGAGTCGCCGCTGACGGCCCTCGTCGGCCTCGCCTTCGACCAGATGCACAGCGGCCTGACCGACCCGCCCGGCGCCGTGGTGCTGCGCGTCACCCCCGGCAGCGCCGCCGCCCGCGCGGGCCTGCGCGGCTGCGTGGCCGACCGCCAGGGCCAGCTCACCGGCCTGGGCGACGTGATTCTCAGCATCGGCGGCGTGCGGACGCCCGACAGCGGCACGGCGCTCGACCAGGTCAAGCGGCTCAAGGTGGGCGACCAGGTGGACGTCGAATACCTGCGCGGAGAGCAGCGGGCGCACGCCACCCTCACCCTGCGCGCGCAGCCGGTGGGCAAAACACCGCTGAATGCCGAGCCCTGCACCCGTCAGTAA